One Helianthus annuus cultivar XRQ/B chromosome 12, HanXRQr2.0-SUNRISE, whole genome shotgun sequence genomic region harbors:
- the LOC110904861 gene encoding nuclear-pore anchor, which translates to MPLFISDEEYARCSHDASLISQKADAYIKQLYNQLETEKAQHDASSITAEQTCSILEQKYVSLKSEFVTLQSQHAQLSSTLEERVSEVAQIQADKHQIYLQSIGKDGEIERLSLEVSELQKSKSQLLQLIEHKDLEINEKNSSIKGYLDKIVALTDTASSKESRISELEAEHARIHASLARLTQEKELVERHNLWLNDELTTKVNSSLELRKTHNELEADMSSKLADIERKYNDTCNTLKWKDDRIKELESKLEALQNELCSSKDTAAATEEQLSSELSTVNKLVELYKESADEWSKKAGELEGVIKALETHASQVEKDYKEKIEKETSARKQFENEVSQLKEKLAKCDADLENYRNSDQLNLLQMSSYNTKSYDVNNTNEDNNNNLMLVPSIPAGISGTALAASLLRDGWSLVKMYEKYQEAIDAFRHEQLGRKHSQSILERVLHEIEEKAEVILDERAEHERMVESYDMLNEKLQHSLSEQTVLERTVQELKAELKKHERDYNIAQKENVDLQKQVTVLLKECRDIQLRCGSVNYDDSAVEDQMDVGLDSDSVFSDRMLTFKDINGLVEQNVQLRGIVRLLTEQIERKEAEMKENFEKEFQKQSKETASKVEAILARAEEQTHMIESLHTSVAMYKRLYEEEHKRQVPQLQSSDPEPVDVRNNLPLLLVSSHDDSSKRAHEQAYERIKVLEEEMTGLRSEIITLKAQRDKSTLEATFAHDKLDRFMKDFDRQREEMNGVIARNVEFSQLIVDYQKKIREASESLHIAEDMSRKLNMEVSVLRREKEILVNSEKRAFEEVRVMSERVHQLQATLNTIQSAEEVREESRSADRLSQEDYVKRTERDWAEAKKELQQERDNIRKLTLEHESAMRGSMQRIEEMGKELVDALRAVSDANARASAAEERLSQFEKLKGVVGNDENANALIPSTTNEMFALKEEIEKLRVEAQSDKEHMLQYKRLAQVNEAALKEMEVRHEQFKSEAEKVKKSLEDEIESLKAQVNQLQDGYHSKEKEAASAAVSQEQALASSWSEISKLKEECTAKTLHVEALESQLSAMKDDLEKEHQRWRTAQDNYERQVILQSDTIQELTKTSQELASIKEKASELQRVFDILKAENDELKSKWETEKMVLVQSKDKAEKKFDEINEQNKILLDQLEALHIKLAEKSQGSGAQSSDDGGLQNVVKYLRRSKEIAETEISLLKQEKLRLQSQLEGAMKAESEAQALLRAERENSRAVHFTEEEFKALQVQVREMNLLRESNVQLREENRHNFDECQKLRQSNHNANIEVENLNGLLVQRQNEVEACKRETETYKKNQKDLETRIGELVDKFKDMDPEEYVRMRAEFQQMNVKLSDKDGQLEEIKKLVSEKQLVIVRLEQDLARSKVEIDERESKINTVVQTESSLKSEVDKQKRLIYQLKRRCENLAKEKEETLKKNQELSKELVDSNQVKRSNVDSSGEEKDARIQMLEKTVEKLRDESREKEEKDTRIQMLEKTVDRLRDEVKKGKDEIRSEKSKNQKTEKGIGEERLKLTDDLEKHKHALKTLVDEVEKLKNEGDWFDDVAAACHAAVENFEQMAAHHVSGEFGTVTATDTPPIESTVPVPSRTATSEVVTTTTTAMIPAEESATAKAPAVSKPKVEPRKVARRLVRPRIAKPEQPKRDMDMSEAADANVLSSVRKRPSTSEGPGSHVRDTSVADVAPPQVKKSKASEPPHDGGEVPETVTEESPVGDELQNTKEDEEVETVGDEQAVEDDGEENVNKTETEEQRNVTEVEHTQSQAVTGEGGSEPEEGEMETDQARSPSPMPAEEDMIEETETLGDLEVSSPLLTMEDNEDKTEEGEIEVEETTPESSTDKQLPNDGNDEAGSTAEEAAIDHVPATTAVPVPEKPSKTSAMTEPSASVGNQDSSVSSVVPTSAGPTPEEPVVDTGSTTINLNERARQRSLQRMAGAQPLPPVARGRGRAVRGRTRGGRTGRGGQTPGSQGM; encoded by the exons ATGCCGTTATTCATCTCCGACGAAGAATACGCCCGCTGCTCTCACGACGCATCTCTAATCTCACAAAAAGCCGACGCATACATCAAACAACTCTACAATCAACTCGAAACTGAAAAAGCTCAACACGATGCCTCTTCCATAACCGCCGAACAAACCTGTTCGATTCTCGAACAGAAGTATGTTTCGCTCAAATCGGAATTTGTCACGCTTCAATCGCAACACGCGCAACTCAGTTCGACTCTCGAAGAACGTGTCTCTGAAGTCGCTCAGATTCAAGCGGATAAGCACCAGATTTATCTTCAATCG ATTGGCAAAGATGGTGAGATTGAGCGGCTGTCACTGGAAGTTTCAGAGCTACAAAAGTCAAAAAGTCAATTGCTGCAGCTGATCGAACATAAGGATTTGGAGATTAACGAGAAGAATTCCAGCATCAAGGGTTATCTCGACAAGATTGTTGCCTTGACTGACACTGCTTCTTCTAAAGAATCTCGTATTAGTGAATTGGAAGCGGAGCATGCACGGATTCACGCTTCTTTGGCTCGTTTGACTCAAGAGAAGGAGTTAGTCGAGAGACATAATCTTTGGCTTAACGATGAGTTGACTACCAAAGTCAACAGCTCGTTGGAGCTAAGAAAGACGCATAACGAACTAGAAGCGGATATGTCTTCTAAGCTTGCTGACATTGAGAGAAAGTACAACGATACGTGTAACACGTTGAAGTGGAAGGACGATAGAATCAAAGAACTCGAGTCGAAACTTGAAGCTTTACAGAACGAACTCTGTTCATCGAAAGATACGGCTGCAGCCACCGAGGAACAGCTGTCATCTGAGCTGTCCACTGTGAACAAACTCGTCGAGCTTTACAAAGAGAGTGCAGACGAGTGGTCCAAAAAGGCCGGTGAGCTTGAAGGCGTTATCAAGGCTCTCGAGACGCATGCTAGTCAAGTCGAAAAGGATTATAAAGAAAAAATCGAGAAAGAAACGTCTGCTAGAAAACAATTCGAGAACGAAGTTTCACAGCTGAAAGAAAAACTTGCGAAGTGTGACGCAGATTTGGAAAATTACCGAAATTCGGACCAGCTTAATTTGTTGCAGATGAGCAGTTACAACACAAAATCATATGATGTGAACAACACAAAtgaagataataataataatcttatGCTCGTTCCGAGTATTCCGGCAGGTATTTCGGGGACTGCGTTAGCTGCATCGCTTCTTCGCGACGGTTGGAGTTTAGTTAAAATGTATGAAAAATACCAAGAAGCGATTGATGCTTTTAGACACGAGCAATTGGGAAGAAAACATTCACAGTCGATTTTGGAACGTGTTTTGCATGAAATCGAAGAGAAAGCTGAGGTCATATTGGACGAACGTGCAGAACACGAAAGAATGGTCGAATCGTATGATATGCTGAATGAAAAGTTGCAGCATTCGCTTTCGGAACAAACTGTTCTCGAGAGAACGGTTCAGGAGCTAAAGGCGGAGTTAAAAAAACACGAGCGGGATTACAATATAGCCCAAAAGGAAAATGTTGATCTTCAGAAACAGGTGACGGTGTTACTGAAGGAATGTCGTGACATACAGCTTCGTTGTGGATCTGTTAATTATGATGATTCAGCTGTTGAAGACCAGATGGATGTTGGTTTGGATTCTGACAGTGTTTTCTCTGACCGTATGTTGACTTTTAAGGATATAAATGGATTAGTTGAGCAGAATGTACAGCTTCGGGGGATAGTTCGTCTTCTTACCGAGCAGATCGAGAGGAAAGAAGCCGAGATGAAGGAGAATTTCGAGAAAGAGTTTCAAAAACAATCTAAAGAAACCGCTTCTAAAGTTGAGGCAATATTAGCTAGAGCAGAAGAACAAACACATATGATTGAATCGCTTCATACTTCCGTTGCTATGTACAAGCGATTATACGAAGAAGAACATAAACGTCAGGTTCCTCAACTGCAATCTTCCGATCCCGAACCAGTTGACGTACGAAACAATCTTCCACTTCTTCTTGTAAGTTCTCACGATGATTCTTCGAAACGGGCACATGAACAAGCGTATGAACGTATAAAGGTTCTAGAAGAGGAGATGACGGGGttaagaagcgagatcattacgTTGAAGGCCCAGCGTGACAAGTCGACTTTAGAGGCGACTTTTGCTCATGATAAACTCGATAGATTTATGAAAGATTTTGATCGTCAACGGGAAGAAATGAACGGTGTTATAGCAAGAAACGTTGAGTTCTCACAGTTAATAGTTGATTACCAAAAGAAGATTCGCGAAGCTTCTGAATCATTGCATATTGCGGAAGACATGTCACGCAAGCTAAACATGGAGGTATCAGTTTTAAGACGTGAGAAAGAAATATTAGTAAATTCTGAAAAACGAGCGTTCGAGGAGGTGCGTGTTATGTCGGAAAGAGTTCATCAATTGCAGGCTACTTTGAACACGATTCAGAGCGCTGAAGAAGTGCGAGAAGAATCTAGAAGTGCTGATCGTTTGAGCCAAGAAGATTACGTTAAAAGAACCGAACGGGATTGGGCCGAGGCTAAAAAAGAGCTTCAACAAGAACGTGATAATATTCGTAAACTCACACTGGAGCATGAATCAGCTATGCGAGGGTCAATGCAAAGAATCGAGGAAATGGGTAAAGAGTTAGTTGATGCTTTACGTGCGGTTTCGGATGCTAATGCTCGTGCTTCTGCTGCCGAAGAACGTTTATCTCAGTTTGAGAAACTCAAGGGTGTTGTAGGAAACGACGAGAATGCGAACGCGCTTATCCCCTCAACTACCAACGAAATGTTCGCGTTAAAGGAAGAGATTGAGAAACTGAGAGTAGAGGCTCAATCCGACAAAGAACACATGTTGCAGTATAAGCGATTAGCACAGGTAAACGAAGCTGCGTTAAAAGAAATGGAAGTTCGACACGAGCAGTTTAAATCGGAGGCGGAAAAGGTGAAGAAATCGTTGGAAGACGAAATCGAGTCGTTAAAAGCGCAGGTTAATCAGCTTCAAGACGGTTATCATTCAAAGGAAAAAGAAGCAGCTTCTGCTGCCGTATCGCAAGAACAAGCTCTTGCTTCTTCGTGGTCTGAGATTTCAAAATTGAAAGAAGAATGTACGGCAAAAACGTTGCATGTCGAGGCTTTAGAGTCGCAGTTGTCGGCAATGAAAGACGATTTGGAGAAAGAGCATCAAAGATGGCGTACCGCTCAAGACAATTATGAGCGACAGGTTATCTTGCAGTCCGATACAATTCAGGAGTTGACCAAAACATCACAAGAACTCGCCTCGATTAAAGAAAAAGCTTCGGAACTCCAAAGGGTATTCGACATTCTCAAAGCCGAAAACGATGAGCTAAAAAGCAAGTGGGAGACCGAAAAGATGGTTCTAGTACAGTCCAAAGATAAAGCGGAGAAAAAGTTCGATGAAATTAACGAACAGAACAAAATCTTGCTTGATCAACTCGAGGCGTTACACATTAAACTGGCGGAAAAGAGTCAGGGTTCGGGTGCACAATCGTCTGATGACGGTGGATTACAGAATGTGGTGAAGTATTTAAGGCGGTCGAAAGAGATTGCGGAGACTGAGATTTCGTTGTTAAAGCAGGAAAAGCTACGGTTACAGTCACAGCTTGAAGGTGCGATGAAGGCTGAATCAGAAGCTCAAGCGTTACTTCGAGCCGAGCGAGAAAATTCTCGAGCGGTTCATTTTACAGAGGAAGAGTTTAAAGCGTTACAGGTTCAAGTTAGAGAAATGAATCTGCTTAGAGAAAGTAATGTACAGCTTCGAGAAGAAAACCGTCACAATTTCGATGAATGTCAAAAACTTCGTCAGTCAAACCATAATGCGAATATCGAAGTTGAGAATCTTAACGGTTTGCTTGTTCAAAGGCAGAATGAGGTGGAAGCGTGTAAGAGAGAGACAGAAACGTATaagaaaaaccaaaaagatctaGAAACGAGAATCGGTGAGCTGGTTGACAAATTTAAAGATATGGATCCCGAAGAATACGTTCGAATGCGAGCGGAATTCCAACAGATGAATGTGAAATTGTCGGATAAAGACGGACAGTTGGAGGAGATTAAGAAACTTGTTTCCGAAAAACAACTGGTGATAGTGCGGTTGGAGCAGGATCTTGCAAGAAGCAAAGTGGAAATAGACGAAAGAGAGTCGAAAATTAATACCGTTGTGCAAACCGAGAGTTCGCTAAAATCCGAAGTCGACAAACAGAAGAGACTTATTTATCAGTTGAAACGTAGGTGCGAGAATTTGGCTAAAGAGAAGGAGGAAACATTGAAGAAGAATCAAGAACTTTCGAAAGAGTTAGTTGATTCGAATCAAGTGAAAAGAAGCAATGTAGACAGTTCGGGTGAAGAGAAAGATGCACGTATTCAGATGCTCGAAAAAACCGTTGAAAAGCTTCGAGACGAGTctagagaaaaagaagaaaaagatacACGGATACAGATGCTGGAGAAAACCGTTGACAGGCTACGCGACGAggttaaaaagggaaaagacGAAATCCGGAGTGAAAAGTCAAAGAATCAAAagaccgaaaagggtatcggtgaGGAAAGATTAAAGCTGACAGACGACTTGGAGAAACACAAACACGCGTTAAAAACTCTCGTAGACGAAGTTGAAAAGCTGAAGAATGAGGGTGACTGGTTTGATGATGTGGCAGCCGCCTGTCATGCTGCTGTAGAAAATTTCGAACAGATGGCAGCACATCACGTTTCCGGTGAATTTGGAACTGTTACGGCTACAGATACACCACCGATTGAGTCAACTGTACCTGTACCATCACGAACCGCCACAAGCGAGGTGGTTACTACTACTACGACTGCTATGATACCGGCAGAAGAGAGTGCAACTGCAAAGGCGCCGGCTGTATCGAAACCGAAAGTTGAACCGCGTAAAGTTGCGAGGAGGTTAGTCAGGCCTCGTATCGCAAAGCCCGAGCAACCGAAGCGTGATATGGATATGTCGGAAGCTGCTGACGCAAACGTTCTGTCATCTGTACGCAAACGTCCCTCTACTTCAGAGGGACCGGGATCACATGTGCGTGACACCAGCGTTGCTGACGTGGCACCACCTCAAGTTAAGAAATCCAAAGCGTCAGAACCACCACATGACGGCGGTGAGGTTCCTGAAACCGTCACCGAAGAGTCCCCTGTTGGAGATGAACTTCAAAACACTAAAGAGGATGAGGAGGTAGAAACTGTTGGTGATGAGCAGGCAGTTGAGGATGATGGTGAAGAGAATGTGAACAAAACGGAAACTGAAGAACAACGTAATGTTACTGAGGTGGAGCACACACAATCACAGGCGGTTACTGGTGAAGGAGGAAGCGAGCCCGAAGAGGGAGAAATGGAAACCGATCAGGCGAGATCACCGTCACCTATGCCAGCTGAAGAAGACATGATTGAAGAAACCGAAACCCTAGGAGATTTGGAGGTGAGTTCTCCGCTGTTAACAATGGAGGACAACGAAGATAAAACCGAAGAAGGTGAAATCGAAGTAGAAGAAACGACTCCCGAGAGTTCAACTGATAAGCAGCTACCTAATGACGGGAATGATGAAGCAGGTTCCACCGCTGAAGAGGCTGCCATTGATCATGTTCCCGCAACAACTGCTGTTCCTGTACCCGAGAAACCATCGAAGACTTCTGCTATGACTGAGCCGTCAGCCAGTGTTGGAAATCAAGATAGCAGCGTTAGCAGTGTGGTCCCCACATCAGCGGGGCCCACACCAGAGGAGCCAGTTGTTGATACAGGATCCACCACTATTAATTTGAATGAAAGAGCAAGGCAACGGTCTCTGCAGAGAATGGCGGGCGCGCAACCTTTGCCGCCTGTCGCCAGGGGTCGTGGAAGGGCTGTGCGTGGTCGAACTCGTGGTGGACGCACTGGTCGTGGTGGTCAAACACCTGGTTCTCAAG GAATGTGA